A region from the Panicum hallii strain FIL2 chromosome 1, PHallii_v3.1, whole genome shotgun sequence genome encodes:
- the LOC112874622 gene encoding peroxisomal fatty acid beta-oxidation multifunctional protein, whose translation MAAGSIRVTMEVGADGVALITIANPPVNALHPILIAGLKDKYAEAARRDDVKAIVLTGAGGKFCGGFDINVFTKVHQTGDVSLMPDVSVELVSNMMEEGKKPSVAAIQGLALGGGLELAMGCHARISTPEAQLGLPELTLGIIPGFGGTQRLPRLVGLPKAIEMMLQSKFITAKEGKERGLIDALCSPDELIKMSRLWALEIANCRKPWIRSLGRTDRLGSLSEARAVLSAAREQAKKVAPNMPQHQACLDVIEEGVLYGGHAGVLKEAKVFKELVVAPTSRALVHVFFAQRSTTKVPGVTDVQLKPRQIRKVAVIGGGLMGSGIATALLVSNISVVLKEVNPQFLQRGERMIAGNLEGLVKRGSLTKDKMNKAMSLLKGALDYSDFKDIDMVIEAVIEKIPLKQSIFADIEKICPKHCILATNTSTIDLNVVGEKTNSQDRIIGAHFFSPAHIMPLLEIVRTEKTSPQAILDLISVGKIIKKVPVVVGNCTGFAVNRTFFPYTQGSHLLVSLGIDVFRIDRVISNFGMPMGPFQLQDVAGYGVALAVKGIYAEAFGERNLDSDLVDLMVKDGRQGKVNGKGYYIYEKGGKPKPDPSVQRVIEEYRKHAKTMPGGKPVTLTDQDILEMIFFPVVNEACRVMDENVVIRASDLDIASVLGMGFPKYRGGLVFWADTVGAPYIYSKLSRWAELYGPYFKPSSYLEQRAKSGVPLSAPSTSQQGSARSRM comes from the exons ATGGCCGCGGGGTCGATCCGGGTCACCATGGAGGTGGGCGCCGACGGCGTCGCGCTCATCACCATCGCCAACCCGCCCGTCAACGCGCTCCACCCCATCC TCATCGCCGGGCTCAAGGACAAGTACGCGGAGGCCGCGCGCCGCGACGACGTCAAGGCAATCGTGCTCACCG GTGCCGGAGGCAAGTTCTGCGGAGGATTTGATATCAATGTTTTCACAAAGGTTCATCAGACTG GGGATGTATCGCTTATGCCAGACGTATCCGTTGAGCTTGTGTCAAACATGATGGAAG AGGGTAAAAAACCTTCTGTTGCAGCCATTCAAGGCCTTGCTCTGGGTGGTGGCCTAGAATTGGCTATG GGTTGTCATGCTCGGATATCTACCCCTGAAGCTCAGCTTGGATTACCAGAGCTGACTCTGGGCATCATCCCTGGATTTGGAG GAACCCAGCGTCTGCCAAGGCTTGTAGGTCTGCCCAAAGCAATTGAAATGATGCTG CAAAGTAAGTTCATTACTGCAAAGGAAGGGAAGGAACGTGGTCTGATTGATGCCCTTTGCTCTCCTGATGAATTGATAAAGATGTCACGTCTTTGGGCTCTGGAGATTGCTAATTGCCGTAAACCTTGGATAAGATCTCTTGGCAGAACTGATAGGCTTGGATCACTGTCTGAAGCTCGTGCTGTATTAAGTGCAGCAAGAGAGCAAGCAAAGAAGGTTGCTCCAAACATGCCACAGCATCAGGCTTGCCTTGATGTAATTGAAGAAGGTGTATTATATGGAGGCCATGCCGGTGTTTTGAAG GAAGCCAAGGTGTTCAAGGAGTTGGTGGTAGCACCAACATCAAGGGCTCTTGTTCATGTTTTCTTTGCGCAACGTTCCACCACAAAG GTGCCAGGTGTAACTGATGTTCAACTCAAACCCAGACAAATTAGAAAAGTTGCTGTTATTGGTGGTGGTCTGATGGGCTCTGGAATCGCAACAGCACTTCTTGTTAGCAACATTTCCGTTGTGCTCAAGGAAGTAAACCCTCAGTTTCTGCAAAGGGGAGAGAGAATGATAGCAG GTAATCTTGAGGGCCTGGTAAAAAGAGGCTCATTAACAAAGGATAAGATGAACAAGGCCATGTCACTTCTCAAGGGTGCATTGGATTATTCGGATTTCAAGGATATTGATATGGTTATTGAG GCTGTTATTGAGAAGATTCCTTTGAAGCAATCGATATTTGCTGACATTGAGAAAATCTGCCCTAAACATTGCATACTTGCAACAAACACGTCTACCATCGATTTGAATGTTGTTGGCGAGAAGACGAATTCTCAAGATAGAATTATAGGGGCTCATTTTTTCAG CCCTGCTCATATTATGCCCTTGCTTGAAATTGTTCGGACAGAGAAGACATCACCACAAGCTATCCTTGATCTCATCAGTGTTGGGAAGATCATAAAGAAAGTACCTGTTGTGGTTGGCAACTGCACAGGATTTGCAGTTAACCGTACATTTTTCCCTTACACACAGGGTTCTCATCTTCTAGTTAGTCTTGGCATTGATGTTTTTAGAATTGATCGAGTAATAAGCAACTTCGGCATGCCAATGGGACCTTTTCA ACTCCAAGATGTAGCTGGGTATGGAGTAGCCTTGGCAGTAAAGGGCATCTATGCTGAGGCCTTTGGAGAACGAAATTTGGACTCTGACCTTGTGGACTTGATGGTAAAGGATGGGCGGCAGG GAAAGGTAAATGGCAAAGGTTACTACATTTATGAGAAGGGTGGGAAGCCAAAGCCTGACCCTAGTGTTCAGCGTGTGATTGAAGAGTACAGGAAACATGCAAAGACAATGCCTGGCGGAAAG CCTGTTACTTTAACGGATCAAGATATTTTGGAGATGATTTTCTTCCCAGTTGTGAATGAGGCATGCAGGGTTATGGATGAAAATGTTGTTATTCGGGCTTCTGATCTTGATATTGCTTCTGTTCTCGGAATGGGCTTTCCTAAGTACAG GGGTGGTCTTGTCTTCTGGGCTGACACTGTTGGAGCACCTTACATATATTCAAAGCTAAGCCGGTGGGCTGAACTTTATGGTCCCTACTTCAAGCCATCATCGTATTTGGAACAAAGAGCTAAGAGCGGTGTACCACTG AGCGCGCCAAGCACGTCGCAGCAAGGTTCGGCGAGGTCGCGCATGTGA